A window from Eubalaena glacialis isolate mEubGla1 chromosome 1, mEubGla1.1.hap2.+ XY, whole genome shotgun sequence encodes these proteins:
- the MRPL44 gene encoding large ribosomal subunit protein mL44, whose amino-acid sequence MASGLVRLLLRRPRCLLAPAVPALAPPIRGVKKAFRAAFRFQKELERWRLLRCPPPPVRRSEKPNWDYHAEMQAFGHRLQETFSLDLLKTAFVNSCYIKSEEAKRQKLGIEKEAVLLNLKDNQELSEQGTSFSQTCLTQFFEDAFSDLPTEGVKSLVDFLTSEEVVCHVARNLAVEELTLSAEFPVPPAVLRQTFFAVIGVLLQSSGPERTALFIRDFLITQMTGKELFEIWKIINPMGLLVEELKKRNISAPESRLTRQSGSTTALPVYFVGLYCDKKLIAEGPGETVMVAEEEAARVALRKLYGFTENRRPWDYSKPKEHVRAEKTISAS is encoded by the exons ATGGCATCTGGGCTGGTGAGGCTGCTGTTGCGGAGGCCCCGCTGCCTCCTGGCACCGGCCGTACCCGCTCTCGCCCCGCCGATTCGGGGAGTGAAGAAGGCATTCCGCGCCGCCTTCCGCTTCCAGAAGGAGTTAGAGCGGTGGCGCCTGCTTCGGTGCCCGCCGCCGCCCGTGCGCCG ttcAGAGAAGCCCAACTGGGATTACCATGCTGAAATGCAAGCATTTGGCCATCGGTTACAGGAAACCTTTTCCTTAGATCTTCTCAAAACTGCATTTGTTAATAGCTGCTATATTAAAAGTGAGGAGGCCAAACGCCAAAAACTTGGAATAGAGAAAGAAGCTGTTCTCCTGAACCTTAAAGATAATCAAGAACTGTCTGAACAAGGGACATCTTTTTCACAAACTTGCCTCACACAGTTTTTTGAGGACGCATTCTCAGACTTGCCCACTGAAGGCGTTAAAAGTCTAGTTGACTTTCTCACCAGTGAGGAAGTGGTGTGTCATGTGGCTAGAAACTTGGCAGTGGAGGAGTTAACGTTGAGTGCAGAATTCCCAGTCCCCCCAGCTGTGTTAAGGCAGACTTTCTTTGCAGTGATTGGAGTCCTGTTACAGAGCAGCGGACCTGAGAGGACTGCACTTTTCATCAGG GACTTCTTAATTACTCAAATGACCGGAAAAGAACTCTTTGAGATTTGGAAGATAATAAATCCCATGGGGCTACTGGTAGAAGAATTGAAGAAAAGGAATATTTCAGCTCCTGAATCTAGACTTACTAGGCAGTCTGGAAGCACCACAGCTTTGCCTGTGTATTTTGTTGGCTTATACTG TGATAAAAAGTTGATTGCGGAAGGACCTGGGGAGACAGTGATGGTTGCAGAAGAAGAAGCTGCTCGAGTGGCACTTAGGAAACTCTACGGGTTCACCGAGAATCGCCGGCCCTGGGACTATTCCAAGCCCAAAGAACATGTGAGAGCAGAAAAGACCATCTCTGCCAGCTAG